A stretch of the Sphingosinithalassobacter tenebrarum genome encodes the following:
- a CDS encoding response regulator produces MLFGKKKRHLARLLVVEDEPLVAFENEHFLSDEGYEVMATVDSVAHAVRVIASRTPLDLVLADIHLADGSGIDVARAAADRGIPVLFVTGQSPGEAAAFAAGCLSKPYHQRDLLLAIEAIEAVVRGETPRRLPPQFRLFDKAA; encoded by the coding sequence ATGTTGTTCGGAAAGAAGAAGCGCCACCTCGCGCGGCTGCTGGTCGTCGAGGACGAGCCGCTGGTCGCGTTCGAAAACGAGCATTTCCTGAGCGATGAAGGCTATGAAGTCATGGCGACGGTCGATTCGGTCGCGCATGCCGTTCGCGTCATCGCATCCCGGACTCCGCTCGATCTGGTGCTTGCCGATATTCACCTGGCCGACGGGAGTGGTATCGATGTGGCCCGAGCAGCGGCGGACCGCGGTATCCCGGTGCTGTTCGTTACCGGCCAGTCGCCCGGCGAAGCGGCGGCATTCGCTGCCGGCTGCCTTTCCAAACCCTATCATCAGCGCGACCTTCTGCTGGCGATCGAAGCCATCGAAGCGGTGGTGCGCGGCGAAACGCCGCGCCGTCTGCCCCCGCAATTCCGACTGTTCGACAAAGCCGCGTGA
- a CDS encoding class I SAM-dependent RNA methyltransferase, with the protein MSVSEADTILHVASRGDGVTGTGRHVPLAAPGDMVKADGTVIPGPHHHEPPCRHFPECGGCQLQHLDDESWSGFIVQRVAGALAAHSLETEIRAPILSPPRTRRRATFHAERRGRQVHLGFTKQTSHHLIDLSECWVLAPELFALLAPLRGLLSTMLGNARSDVQLSMTDQGVDVSISAVKAEGLANAEALTAFAGRHRLARLAIDDGYGPQPRWEPEPVTITLGGVPVPLPIGGFLQATAEGEAALVAAVREIVGDAGAIADLFAGLGTFALSFPKAKVYAAEGARDALLSLKTAGGRAQRMLLAEHRDLFRRPVPSSDLSRFDAVILDPPRAGAKEQAPELAGSSAPVVAYVSCNPSTFARDAETICKGGYRLEWVQPVGQFRWSTHVELAAKFVRTDAAA; encoded by the coding sequence ATGTCTGTGAGCGAAGCCGATACCATCCTCCATGTCGCGTCGCGCGGCGACGGCGTCACCGGAACCGGACGCCATGTGCCGCTTGCGGCGCCGGGCGATATGGTGAAGGCGGACGGGACCGTCATTCCCGGCCCGCATCACCACGAGCCGCCATGCCGTCACTTCCCGGAATGCGGCGGGTGTCAGCTCCAGCATCTCGACGACGAGAGCTGGTCCGGCTTCATCGTCCAGCGCGTTGCCGGCGCGCTTGCCGCGCATAGCCTGGAGACCGAGATTCGCGCGCCGATCCTTTCGCCGCCGCGCACCCGGCGGCGCGCGACCTTCCACGCGGAGCGGCGCGGACGGCAGGTGCATCTCGGCTTTACGAAGCAGACGAGCCATCACCTGATCGATCTGTCCGAATGCTGGGTGTTGGCGCCCGAACTCTTCGCGCTGCTCGCGCCGTTGCGCGGACTGCTTTCGACGATGCTCGGCAATGCACGATCGGACGTGCAGCTTTCGATGACCGACCAGGGAGTTGATGTGTCCATCTCGGCAGTGAAGGCCGAAGGGCTGGCCAATGCCGAGGCGCTCACTGCCTTTGCCGGCCGCCACAGGCTCGCCCGGCTGGCGATCGACGACGGCTACGGACCACAGCCGCGCTGGGAACCCGAACCGGTTACGATCACGCTGGGCGGCGTCCCGGTGCCGCTGCCCATCGGCGGCTTTCTCCAGGCGACGGCCGAGGGGGAAGCGGCGCTGGTCGCGGCGGTGCGCGAAATCGTCGGCGATGCCGGAGCGATCGCCGATCTGTTCGCCGGGCTCGGCACGTTCGCGCTCTCATTCCCCAAGGCGAAGGTCTATGCGGCCGAAGGCGCGCGCGACGCGCTGCTGTCGCTCAAGACCGCCGGCGGACGGGCGCAGCGCATGCTGCTGGCCGAGCATCGCGATCTCTTCCGCCGTCCGGTCCCTTCCTCCGATCTCAGCCGGTTCGATGCGGTTATCCTTGATCCACCGCGCGCGGGCGCGAAGGAACAGGCCCCCGAACTGGCCGGATCATCGGCACCGGTTGTTGCTTATGTTTCGTGCAATCCCAGTACCTTCGCACGTGATGCCGAGACGATTTGCAAGGGCGGGTATCGGCTCGAATGGGTCCAGCCGGTGGGGCAGTTTCGCTGGTCGACGCATGTCGAACTGGCGGCGAAATTCGTCAGGACTGACGCAGCAGCGTGA
- the rsmD gene encoding 16S rRNA (guanine(966)-N(2))-methyltransferase RsmD, translated as MRVIAGQWRGRPLAAPKGGATRPTADRTREALFSMLTSRIGDFEGLAVGDFFAGSGALGFEALSRGAASCLFVEQDRAALDALRANAEKLGVRPDIRATSVLALGPAPAPLDLIMMDPPYGSGAGAVALDKLSRLGWTGPATWVSIETAKDETIDVAGFAINAERKYGKAKITLLRQS; from the coding sequence ATGCGAGTCATTGCCGGCCAATGGCGCGGACGACCGCTGGCAGCGCCGAAGGGCGGCGCGACGCGGCCGACCGCCGATCGCACTCGCGAAGCGCTGTTCTCAATGCTGACGAGCCGGATCGGCGATTTCGAAGGGCTCGCTGTGGGGGACTTCTTCGCGGGATCTGGCGCGCTGGGCTTCGAAGCCTTGTCCCGAGGCGCGGCGTCGTGCCTGTTCGTCGAACAGGATCGCGCCGCGCTCGACGCGTTGCGCGCCAATGCCGAAAAGCTCGGCGTGCGGCCCGATATCCGCGCGACCTCGGTGCTGGCGCTCGGTCCCGCCCCCGCGCCGCTCGACCTCATCATGATGGATCCGCCCTATGGCAGCGGTGCGGGTGCCGTCGCGCTCGACAAGCTGTCGCGACTCGGATGGACCGGGCCCGCGACCTGGGTGAGCATCGAAACTGCCAAGGACGAGACAATCGACGTCGCCGGGTTCGCAATCAATGCCGAGCGCAAATACGGCAAGGCAAAGATCACGCTGCTGCGTCAGTCCTGA
- a CDS encoding pseudouridine synthase: protein MSLSKSREPQRIAKLLARAGIASRREIERMIAEGRIAIDGVPLDTPATLITSLRGVTVDGKPVKAPDPARLFRFHKPAGVLTAASDPKGRATIYDRLPKGLPRLMPVGRLDLNTEGLLLMTTDGGLKRQLELPASGVERSYRARAYGDVTQAQLEELIEGVEIDGVRYGQIDANLERRTGANVWIELTLTEGKNREVRRVLEYLGLQVSRLIRTRYGPFHLADLPTGAVDEIRQHDLVLFRKTLEGSGGGKAASNLQLAHKPYAPPVPEAAEPTKPSRTDTDPRRKTRSGAATKAKPKARPERKPRPEFAEDRPQGKLGPRPSRKPEGRDEAGRGDRGRKPTDRKTSERPGKASAPDGGRRRPSAAGNRPPRSRGPKR, encoded by the coding sequence GTGTCGCTATCCAAGTCCCGAGAACCGCAACGAATCGCGAAGCTGCTGGCCCGTGCCGGAATTGCGTCGCGCCGTGAGATCGAACGCATGATCGCCGAGGGGCGCATCGCCATCGACGGGGTGCCGCTCGATACCCCGGCGACTCTGATCACGTCGCTTCGTGGCGTGACGGTCGACGGCAAGCCGGTGAAGGCGCCCGATCCGGCGCGCCTTTTCCGCTTTCACAAGCCCGCCGGCGTGCTGACCGCCGCGAGCGACCCCAAGGGCCGCGCGACGATCTACGATCGATTGCCGAAGGGGCTGCCCCGGCTGATGCCCGTCGGTCGGCTCGACCTCAACACGGAGGGGCTGCTGCTGATGACCACCGACGGCGGGTTGAAGCGCCAGCTTGAACTGCCCGCCAGCGGTGTCGAACGCAGCTATCGCGCACGCGCTTATGGTGACGTCACGCAGGCGCAACTCGAGGAACTAATCGAAGGCGTCGAGATCGATGGCGTCCGCTATGGTCAGATCGACGCCAATCTGGAACGGCGCACCGGCGCGAATGTCTGGATCGAACTGACGTTGACCGAAGGCAAGAATCGCGAAGTCCGGCGAGTCCTGGAATATCTCGGGCTGCAGGTCTCCCGCCTGATCCGCACGCGCTATGGCCCTTTCCATCTCGCCGACCTTCCCACTGGCGCGGTGGATGAGATCCGACAGCATGATCTGGTGCTGTTCCGCAAGACACTGGAAGGATCCGGCGGCGGCAAGGCGGCGTCCAACCTGCAGCTTGCCCACAAGCCCTATGCGCCACCGGTTCCCGAGGCAGCCGAACCGACGAAGCCGAGCAGGACGGATACCGACCCGCGCCGCAAGACGCGTTCCGGCGCGGCGACCAAGGCGAAGCCGAAAGCGCGGCCCGAACGCAAGCCGCGCCCGGAATTTGCCGAGGATCGCCCGCAGGGCAAGCTCGGCCCCCGCCCGTCGCGCAAACCCGAAGGGCGCGACGAGGCCGGACGCGGCGATCGCGGCCGCAAGCCCACCGATCGCAAGACGTCCGAGCGGCCCGGCAAAGCGAGCGCGCCCGATGGCGGCCGTCGCCGCCCCTCCGCGGCGGGCAATCGCCCGCCGCGCTCGCGTGGGCCGAAGCGCTGA